One window of the Flavobacteriaceae bacterium YJPT1-3 genome contains the following:
- a CDS encoding DUF4296 domain-containing protein: MRYLVVILMLWAILGCQDTEQIEKPKDLIAQPLMEDILYDIALISGARTLSVSQLKRTGIKPDSIIYAKYGVDSLQLANSMNYYAVDFDLYTAMNQEVERRLALERKTLDSILERMKQERDSLRAFRLQPKEQVDQFRDSLRLQEDANEGLLEQSPTSILDSTGI; the protein is encoded by the coding sequence ATGAGATACCTGGTGGTCATCTTGATGCTATGGGCTATTCTGGGATGTCAGGATACAGAACAGATCGAAAAACCAAAAGATTTGATCGCTCAGCCATTGATGGAAGACATTCTCTACGATATCGCCCTGATCAGCGGGGCCCGTACCTTGAGCGTCAGTCAATTGAAACGCACCGGGATCAAACCCGACTCCATCATCTATGCCAAATACGGTGTAGATAGTCTACAGCTGGCCAACAGCATGAATTATTATGCGGTTGATTTTGATTTGTACACGGCCATGAATCAGGAGGTCGAACGCCGACTAGCTTTGGAGCGAAAAACCCTGGACAGTATTTTGGAACGGATGAAACAGGAACGCGATAGCCTGCGTGCCTTTCGTCTGCAACCTAAGGAGCAGGTCGACCAATTTAGAGATAGTTTGAGGCTTCAAGAGGATGCCAATGAAGGCTTATTGGAGCAGTCGCCCACTTCCATCCTTGATTCAACGGGCATATGA
- a CDS encoding response regulator transcription factor has product MKKKDITILLVDDEADILEIVGYNLSNEGYNVITAENGAEAVKKAKKHVPHLIILDVMMPEMDGIEACEKIRQNKALSETIITFLTARGEDYSQVAGFEAGADDYITKPIKPKVLLSKVKALLRRLKTSEGNQNIVKIGDLIINREEYKIVKNKKEIVLPRKEFELLSLLASKPGKVFKREDILDRVWGNEVVVGGRTIDVHIRKLREKLGDKSFKTIKGVGYKFVA; this is encoded by the coding sequence ATGAAAAAGAAAGATATTACAATTCTACTGGTAGACGATGAAGCGGATATTTTGGAAATCGTTGGCTACAATCTCTCTAACGAAGGCTATAATGTCATCACCGCTGAGAATGGAGCGGAAGCCGTTAAAAAAGCTAAAAAACACGTACCCCACCTGATTATTTTGGATGTGATGATGCCGGAAATGGACGGGATTGAGGCCTGTGAGAAGATCCGCCAGAATAAAGCCCTTTCGGAAACCATCATTACCTTCCTGACCGCCCGAGGCGAAGATTATTCACAAGTCGCTGGATTTGAAGCTGGAGCAGACGATTACATCACCAAACCCATCAAACCCAAAGTGTTGCTGAGTAAGGTGAAAGCCTTGCTCCGACGATTAAAGACCAGCGAAGGCAATCAAAATATCGTTAAGATTGGAGATTTGATCATCAACCGGGAAGAGTACAAGATCGTTAAGAATAAAAAAGAAATTGTGTTGCCGCGCAAGGAATTTGAGCTTTTGTCTTTACTGGCCTCCAAGCCCGGTAAGGTCTTTAAGCGGGAGGACATACTGGATCGCGTCTGGGGCAACGAAGTGGTTGTGGGCGGACGGACCATTGATGTACACATCAGAAAATTGAGAGAGAAGCTGGGCGACAAAAGTTTTAAGACGATCAAGGGGGTTGGGTATAAGTTTGTAGCCTAA
- a CDS encoding YHS domain-containing (seleno)protein, with product MKSLYTLIILFAVSTVTAQQTDYNLKRGYVAEGYDVIAYFDGEALEGSSTYSTTHDGVKFKFANAENLAKFKADPEKYVPQYGGYCAYAIADKGKKVSVDPETYEIRDGKLYLFYNSWGTNTLNSWIAEGPDQLKTKADKQWEQVKFKS from the coding sequence ATGAAATCACTATACACTTTGATCATCCTGTTTGCGGTAAGCACCGTAACCGCTCAACAAACAGATTACAACCTAAAGCGCGGCTATGTTGCTGAAGGCTATGATGTCATCGCCTATTTTGACGGTGAGGCTCTTGAAGGAAGTTCTACCTACAGCACTACCCATGATGGCGTAAAATTTAAATTCGCCAATGCTGAAAACCTGGCAAAATTTAAGGCAGATCCCGAAAAATACGTTCCACAATACGGTGGGTATTGCGCCTACGCGATTGCTGACAAGGGAAAGAAAGTTAGCGTAGATCCGGAAACCTATGAGATCAGAGACGGTAAATTGTATTTATTCTATAATTCCTGGGGAACCAATACGCTGAACAGCTGGATAGCGGAAGGACCTGACCAACTGAAAACGAAAGCCGATAAGCAGTGGGAGCAGGTAAAATTTAAATCCTAA
- a CDS encoding NAD-dependent epimerase/dehydratase family protein — MILVTGGTGLVGAHLLLALTQGASKIRAIYRTEQSIAKTRRLFAFAKAESRFEKIEWIASDLFDLPALDTAFQGVSQVYHSAGLISFDPADYHALRKTNIEGTANMVNLALAHQVDKFAYVSSVAALGDPVEGRIINEDTPWDPDRKHHDYAISKYGGELEVWRGTQEGLDAVIINPGGILGEGFYRAGSGAYFRLAAMQLPYYPTGTTGFVDVKDVVQILITLMTGPIKNEAFVVVAANANHRDVLTQIAKQLEVKAPRKPLRKWMFLLFLIFDTLRHVLTRKRRRVFLTTYTSMTSRELYDAGKSETLIPFQYTALERTLERVCSDFKSYAR, encoded by the coding sequence ATGATTTTAGTTACCGGAGGTACCGGCCTGGTTGGCGCTCATCTTTTACTCGCACTTACGCAGGGAGCATCGAAGATTCGAGCCATTTATCGTACCGAGCAGTCCATCGCAAAGACGCGTCGTTTATTCGCTTTCGCGAAAGCGGAATCCCGTTTCGAAAAGATTGAATGGATCGCCTCAGACCTGTTCGACCTGCCGGCTCTGGACACGGCTTTTCAAGGGGTTAGCCAGGTATATCACAGCGCCGGACTGATCTCTTTTGATCCAGCCGACTATCACGCGCTTCGTAAAACAAACATTGAAGGAACAGCGAATATGGTCAACCTCGCTCTGGCGCATCAGGTGGATAAATTCGCTTATGTCAGCTCAGTAGCGGCTTTGGGTGATCCTGTTGAGGGAAGGATTATAAATGAAGACACTCCCTGGGATCCGGACCGGAAACACCACGATTACGCCATTTCTAAATACGGGGGCGAACTCGAGGTCTGGCGAGGCACTCAGGAAGGACTTGACGCTGTTATCATCAATCCGGGTGGAATCTTAGGAGAGGGATTCTATCGAGCAGGAAGCGGGGCTTACTTTCGATTGGCGGCCATGCAACTGCCCTACTATCCTACTGGCACTACCGGTTTTGTTGACGTGAAGGATGTGGTTCAAATCCTGATCACCTTAATGACGGGTCCGATCAAAAATGAAGCCTTTGTGGTGGTCGCCGCTAACGCCAATCATCGTGATGTGCTTACACAAATTGCGAAGCAGTTGGAGGTAAAAGCACCCAGAAAACCTCTACGCAAATGGATGTTTCTACTCTTTTTGATTTTTGACACCTTGCGTCACGTATTGACCCGAAAGAGAAGAAGGGTATTTTTAACGACCTACACCAGCATGACCAGCCGCGAACTGTATGACGCCGGTAAAAGCGAGACTCTGATACCCTTCCAGTATACTGCTCTCGAGCGTACCCTGGAGCGCGTGTGCTCTGATTTCAAATCATATGCCCGTTGA
- a CDS encoding acyl transferase codes for MNALDPDFNPFRTLTPREFDAQAMHLFEYQYDANPVYRAFCDHLNRGPKRIQSCIDIPHLPISFFKSHAVQAFTGTAEQVFTSSGTTGAQTSKHFVKSLTTYERSFRLGFERAYGEVTNYAVLCLLPAYGEREGSSLVYMAQDLIVRSQHPASGFYLHDRKSLANQLKALETAGQPTLLLGVSFALLDLAAEFPMALRHTLIMETGGMKGRRKEMIREELHQHLQNAFQLDQIHSEYSMTELLSQAYSQGSGIYHPPPWMRVSARDPEDALSRQKPGRTGGLNIIDLANRDSCAFIATQDLGRVYEDGSFEVLGRFDHSDIRGCNLMAL; via the coding sequence ATGAATGCTCTCGATCCCGATTTTAATCCTTTTCGCACCCTCACCCCTCGGGAATTTGATGCGCAGGCCATGCACCTGTTTGAGTATCAATATGACGCCAACCCGGTCTACCGTGCATTTTGTGATCATTTGAACCGAGGCCCCAAGCGTATTCAATCGTGTATCGACATTCCCCACTTACCCATTTCTTTTTTTAAATCGCATGCTGTACAGGCCTTTACGGGAACTGCAGAGCAGGTATTCACCAGTAGCGGCACCACGGGTGCTCAAACAAGTAAGCATTTTGTCAAATCACTAACTACCTACGAAAGGTCCTTCCGCTTGGGCTTTGAGCGGGCCTACGGGGAGGTCACCAACTATGCTGTACTCTGTTTACTGCCGGCCTACGGCGAACGTGAAGGATCTTCGCTAGTCTATATGGCACAGGATCTCATCGTGAGAAGTCAGCATCCGGCAAGCGGCTTTTACCTGCACGATCGAAAGTCTCTGGCCAATCAACTGAAGGCTTTAGAGACAGCCGGTCAACCCACGCTACTCCTCGGGGTATCTTTCGCCTTACTCGATCTGGCTGCTGAATTTCCTATGGCCCTAAGACATACGCTCATTATGGAGACCGGAGGCATGAAAGGCAGGCGTAAAGAAATGATCAGAGAAGAATTGCACCAGCATCTTCAAAACGCTTTTCAGCTCGATCAAATTCACAGCGAATACAGCATGACAGAGTTGCTTTCTCAAGCTTATAGCCAAGGTTCAGGCATCTACCATCCCCCGCCCTGGATGCGAGTAAGTGCACGAGATCCGGAAGACGCCTTAAGCCGACAAAAACCGGGACGTACAGGAGGGCTCAATATCATTGATCTCGCCAATAGAGATTCCTGTGCATTTATCGCTACCCAAGATCTGGGACGGGTCTATGAGGACGGCAGCTTTGAAGTTCTGGGTCGCTTTGACCACAGTGATATTCGCGGCTGCAATTTAATGGCCTTGTAA
- a CDS encoding LysE family transporter, translated as METTKLFLITYFAAALGVVPPGLVNMSVAKACVDRGKSNGIIVAIGASVVVLFQALLAILLAKYIFNNTYVRTMLLRTGVVIFIIMAIYFFIMAKKKKVRQVKKPAHAGMKSFAKGLMLGILNVLPIPFFCALGGVLNVSGKVEYDVMAIGLFVMAAGLGTFTTLYFYAISFARVQRESTSFAKYSNYFMACLMIVLVIVTLIRTMYFE; from the coding sequence TTGGAAACAACTAAGCTTTTTTTAATCACCTATTTTGCAGCAGCTTTGGGAGTGGTGCCTCCGGGTCTGGTGAACATGTCTGTGGCTAAGGCCTGCGTCGATCGGGGGAAGAGCAACGGTATTATCGTAGCCATAGGAGCCTCGGTAGTGGTCTTGTTTCAGGCCCTATTGGCCATTCTGTTAGCAAAATATATTTTTAATAATACCTACGTTAGAACCATGCTCCTGCGAACCGGGGTGGTCATCTTCATCATCATGGCCATTTACTTTTTTATCATGGCCAAAAAGAAAAAAGTACGTCAAGTAAAAAAGCCTGCGCACGCCGGTATGAAAAGCTTTGCCAAAGGCCTGATGCTGGGCATCTTAAATGTGCTCCCCATTCCCTTCTTTTGCGCCCTGGGTGGGGTATTAAATGTGAGTGGAAAGGTAGAGTATGACGTGATGGCGATTGGTTTATTCGTGATGGCCGCAGGCTTGGGCACCTTTACCACGCTTTACTTTTACGCCATTTCCTTTGCTCGGGTTCAACGGGAGTCGACCTCCTTCGCTAAATATTCCAATTACTTTATGGCTTGCCTGATGATCGTACTGGTTATCGTTACCCTGATCAGAACCATGTATTTCGAATGA
- a CDS encoding ATP-binding protein, giving the protein MAEGFKRSYKFSIKSSLVITFFVALLTGVFFWVIFDYLDWRLGLLPLLTFLFSFVIIQYRVERFIYQRIKKIYDDVSLLDAASLRRGQITTDMSTLTKEVEKFATQKKLEIESLKIREEYRKEFLGNVAHELKTPIFTVQGYILTLLDGAHKDKAVRKKYLQRASKGVDRLLYLVNDLDMISKLEVGNLNLKYEYFDIVALIRNTFDLLEMKAAKKGIVLKFDKPYDSILVNADEERIQQLLINLIVNSIKYGKKDGTTEVSVQDLIQNKIIVRVTDNGEGISQEHLSRLFERFYRVDKSGSRKEGGSGLGLSIVKHIIEAHDEKIYVESDLGVGSEFSFTLEKAEELP; this is encoded by the coding sequence ATGGCAGAAGGATTTAAACGTTCCTATAAATTCTCGATCAAATCATCTCTGGTGATCACCTTCTTTGTTGCGCTCCTGACGGGCGTTTTTTTTTGGGTGATTTTTGATTATCTGGATTGGCGACTGGGCTTACTTCCCTTGTTGACCTTTCTCTTCTCCTTCGTCATCATTCAATACCGGGTAGAGCGCTTCATCTACCAACGCATTAAAAAGATTTACGATGATGTTTCTTTGCTCGATGCGGCTTCCCTTCGGCGCGGTCAAATTACCACTGACATGTCGACCCTGACCAAAGAGGTTGAAAAGTTCGCCACGCAAAAGAAGCTCGAAATCGAATCCTTAAAGATCCGAGAAGAATACCGTAAAGAGTTCCTGGGGAATGTGGCTCACGAACTTAAAACGCCCATATTCACAGTTCAAGGCTACATACTGACCTTATTGGACGGAGCGCACAAAGACAAGGCGGTTCGCAAGAAATACCTGCAACGGGCCTCTAAGGGGGTAGACCGATTGCTTTACTTGGTGAATGATCTGGATATGATCTCCAAACTGGAAGTGGGGAATCTCAATTTGAAATACGAATACTTTGATATTGTGGCCCTGATCAGAAACACCTTTGATTTGCTGGAGATGAAAGCAGCCAAAAAAGGCATTGTACTCAAATTTGACAAACCCTACGACTCCATACTCGTCAATGCAGACGAAGAACGAATACAGCAGCTATTGATCAACCTGATTGTCAATTCGATCAAATATGGAAAAAAGGACGGAACTACCGAAGTTAGCGTACAAGATCTCATTCAAAATAAGATCATCGTGCGCGTGACTGATAATGGAGAAGGTATTTCTCAAGAACATCTTTCGCGTCTCTTTGAACGGTTCTATCGCGTGGACAAAAGTGGCTCCCGAAAAGAAGGAGGATCAGGCCTTGGCCTTTCTATTGTGAAGCATATCATTGAGGCGCACGACGAGAAGATTTATGTAGAAAGCGACCTTGGAGTGGGTTCCGAGTTTTCCTTCACCCTCGAAAAGGCGGAAGAACTTCCTTAA
- a CDS encoding Mrp/NBP35 family ATP-binding protein, translating to MKMIKKDILKALETISVPGEGENMVASGAVTNVVTFGDEVIVDVTINNPSLQAKKKTESEITRVVQEQVAAEAEVKVNLKVNAPAASGKNEIKGKPIPGIKNIVAVASGKGGVGKSTVTANLGVTLAKMGFKVGILDADIYGPSIPLMFDVAYERPLSVQVDGKSKMKPVENYGVKVLSIGFFTKPDQAVIWRGPMAAKALNQMIFDAAWGELDFLLIDLPPGTGDIHLSIMQALPITGAVVVSTPQPVALADAKKGVAMFQQESINVPVLGIVENMSYFTPAELPDHKYYIFGQEGAQHLANDLAVRFLGELPLVQSIREAGDVGRPAALQTATPLEEAFEMLTRNIVEETVKRNTELPPTEAIQITTMAGCSAVKK from the coding sequence ATGAAAATGATTAAGAAAGACATCCTAAAAGCCCTGGAAACCATCTCAGTTCCGGGTGAAGGAGAGAATATGGTAGCGAGTGGAGCAGTGACCAATGTGGTTACTTTTGGAGATGAGGTCATCGTAGATGTGACCATCAACAATCCGTCGTTGCAAGCTAAAAAGAAAACCGAATCTGAAATCACACGCGTCGTCCAGGAACAGGTTGCTGCAGAGGCGGAAGTCAAAGTCAATCTAAAGGTCAACGCGCCCGCAGCATCCGGCAAGAACGAGATCAAAGGAAAACCCATTCCGGGGATCAAGAATATTGTGGCTGTAGCTTCAGGGAAAGGTGGTGTTGGGAAGAGTACAGTAACGGCTAATCTTGGAGTCACCCTGGCCAAAATGGGCTTTAAAGTTGGGATTCTGGATGCAGATATTTACGGACCTTCCATTCCTTTAATGTTTGACGTGGCTTACGAGCGTCCTTTATCGGTGCAGGTCGATGGCAAATCAAAAATGAAGCCGGTCGAAAATTATGGGGTCAAAGTATTATCTATCGGATTTTTCACCAAACCAGACCAAGCTGTAATCTGGCGTGGACCCATGGCTGCCAAGGCGCTGAATCAAATGATTTTTGATGCGGCCTGGGGAGAATTAGATTTTCTACTCATCGATTTGCCACCGGGGACCGGAGACATTCACTTGAGTATTATGCAGGCTTTGCCCATCACCGGAGCGGTGGTGGTCAGTACGCCCCAGCCTGTGGCTTTGGCTGACGCCAAAAAAGGGGTGGCCATGTTCCAGCAAGAGAGCATCAACGTTCCCGTATTGGGAATAGTTGAGAACATGTCATACTTCACTCCGGCTGAATTGCCAGATCATAAGTATTATATTTTTGGACAGGAAGGAGCTCAGCATTTAGCCAATGACCTGGCGGTTCGTTTTCTGGGGGAATTGCCCCTGGTACAAAGTATTCGTGAGGCTGGCGACGTAGGACGTCCTGCAGCATTGCAGACCGCTACTCCTCTTGAGGAAGCTTTTGAGATGCTTACGCGAAATATCGTCGAGGAAACTGTAAAACGAAACACGGAATTACCGCCTACCGAAGCCATTCAGATCACCACCATGGCTGGATGTAGTGCTGTTAAAAAGTGA
- a CDS encoding MGMT family protein → MKAAHDNFFQKVYEVVKMIPEGRVTSYGAIARYLGAAGSARMVGWAMNGAGKYPEVPAHRVVNRKGLLTGKHHFSGTNLMQQLLENEGIAVEEDQVQQFEVHFWDPLTEIGSHGLT, encoded by the coding sequence ATGAAGGCAGCACACGACAATTTCTTCCAAAAGGTATACGAGGTAGTCAAGATGATTCCTGAAGGTCGGGTGACCTCTTATGGGGCCATAGCGCGCTACCTAGGTGCAGCCGGAAGTGCACGCATGGTGGGTTGGGCCATGAATGGTGCCGGAAAGTACCCGGAAGTTCCCGCCCATCGCGTGGTTAACCGCAAAGGGTTACTCACCGGAAAGCATCATTTCTCCGGAACCAATCTCATGCAGCAACTACTCGAAAATGAAGGGATTGCTGTGGAAGAGGATCAGGTGCAGCAGTTTGAAGTTCACTTTTGGGATCCTCTTACTGAAATTGGGTCACACGGACTGACATAA
- the tyrS gene encoding tyrosine--tRNA ligase, with amino-acid sequence MQNFVEELRWRGMVHDVMPETEEHLTEAMRSAYIGFDPTADSLHIGNLVPIMLLAHFQRAGHKPFALVGGATGMIGDPSGKSSERNLLDENTLRHNQEAVRQQLSRFLDFSSGAQNEAVMVNNYDWMKEFSFLDFIRDVGKHITVNYMMAKDSVKNRLSGESSDGMSFTEFTYQLVQGYDFLHLYREYACTLQMGGSDQWGNITTGTELIRRIAGGKGYALTCPLITKSDGSKFGKSEGGNVWLDANRTSPYKFYQYWLNTSDEDAEKYIKIFTFLDQQEIEALIRSHREQPHQRQLQKKLAEEVTLTVHDQEALDNAVKASEILFGRSTGSDLKTLDAATFLEIFEGVPQAEVPKSVLNDGGMDMISALADQTQFLKSNGEARRALKENSISVNKEKVKEDFRITESDLIKGQYVLLQRGKKNYFILKVVD; translated from the coding sequence ATGCAGAATTTTGTTGAAGAATTGCGATGGAGAGGAATGGTGCACGATGTGATGCCTGAAACCGAAGAGCATCTTACCGAAGCTATGCGCAGCGCTTATATTGGTTTTGATCCCACCGCTGATTCCCTGCACATTGGCAATTTGGTGCCCATCATGTTGTTGGCTCATTTTCAGCGAGCCGGCCACAAGCCTTTTGCTTTAGTAGGAGGCGCTACGGGCATGATTGGAGACCCTTCAGGCAAATCCAGCGAACGCAACTTATTGGATGAGAACACCCTGCGTCATAATCAAGAGGCCGTACGTCAGCAGTTAAGTCGGTTTCTGGATTTTTCATCCGGAGCTCAGAATGAAGCGGTCATGGTGAACAACTACGACTGGATGAAAGAGTTTAGTTTTCTTGATTTTATCAGAGATGTAGGCAAGCACATCACCGTCAATTACATGATGGCTAAAGACTCGGTAAAGAATCGACTGAGCGGAGAGAGTAGTGATGGCATGTCGTTTACCGAATTTACCTATCAGTTGGTACAGGGGTACGATTTCCTTCATCTTTACCGGGAGTACGCCTGTACATTACAGATGGGGGGAAGTGATCAGTGGGGAAATATTACCACGGGTACTGAATTGATTCGCCGTATTGCCGGAGGTAAAGGCTATGCCCTGACCTGTCCCTTGATTACCAAGTCTGACGGAAGCAAGTTTGGCAAAAGTGAAGGGGGTAATGTATGGTTGGATGCCAATCGCACCTCCCCCTATAAATTCTATCAGTATTGGCTGAACACCAGTGATGAGGATGCAGAGAAATACATCAAGATCTTTACTTTTTTAGATCAGCAGGAAATAGAAGCCTTGATACGCAGTCATCGCGAGCAACCCCATCAACGGCAATTACAGAAAAAATTGGCCGAAGAGGTTACCCTGACCGTACACGACCAGGAAGCACTCGATAATGCGGTGAAAGCGTCTGAGATTCTCTTTGGTCGCTCTACGGGTTCTGATCTAAAAACCTTGGATGCAGCTACTTTTTTGGAAATCTTTGAGGGGGTGCCCCAGGCCGAAGTGCCGAAAAGCGTGCTCAACGACGGGGGTATGGACATGATCAGCGCCCTGGCCGATCAAACACAGTTTCTGAAATCCAATGGAGAGGCCCGGCGCGCCTTAAAAGAAAATAGTATTTCAGTGAACAAAGAGAAGGTCAAAGAAGACTTTAGGATCACTGAATCCGACTTGATCAAAGGACAATACGTTCTTTTGCAACGTGGTAAAAAGAACTATTTTATTCTGAAGGTGGTGGATTAA
- the trmB gene encoding tRNA (guanosine(46)-N7)-methyltransferase TrmB, producing the protein MGSKNKLKRFKENEIFANVIQPSREELLEGKFPYRGKWNEMYFKNDRPIVLELGCGKGEYTVALAKKYPERNYIGVDIKGARFWRGAKTALEEDIHHAAFLRTQIELIDHAFAKAEVSEIWITFPDPQIKYKRTKHRLTNHDFLQKYKHILKPDGLVHLKTDSEFMHGYTLGVLHGEGHVIHEANHDVYKNEYSPEEVTGIQTFYEKQYLERDKKITYIRFSIK; encoded by the coding sequence GTGGGAAGCAAGAATAAATTAAAGCGGTTCAAAGAGAACGAAATCTTCGCCAATGTCATTCAACCCAGTCGCGAAGAATTACTGGAAGGGAAGTTTCCCTACCGCGGAAAATGGAATGAAATGTATTTCAAGAATGACCGGCCTATCGTACTGGAACTGGGGTGCGGGAAAGGGGAATACACCGTAGCCCTGGCTAAAAAATATCCGGAGCGTAACTATATTGGTGTTGACATTAAAGGCGCCCGATTCTGGCGGGGAGCAAAAACCGCCTTGGAGGAGGACATTCATCATGCCGCCTTTTTGAGAACGCAGATCGAACTGATCGATCACGCTTTCGCGAAAGCGGAAGTCTCCGAAATCTGGATCACCTTCCCTGATCCACAAATCAAGTATAAGCGAACCAAACACCGACTCACAAATCATGATTTTCTGCAGAAATACAAGCATATCCTCAAGCCGGATGGACTGGTTCACTTAAAGACCGATTCGGAGTTCATGCACGGCTATACGTTGGGAGTGTTGCATGGTGAAGGCCATGTAATTCATGAAGCCAATCACGATGTGTACAAGAATGAATACTCTCCGGAAGAAGTCACTGGCATTCAGACTTTTTACGAAAAACAGTATCTTGAGCGCGATAAGAAGATCACCTACATTAGGTTTAGCATCAAGTGA
- a CDS encoding NifU family protein — protein MTTQELQQKVEFALDEIRPFLQSDGGDISLLAIEDGKTVKVQLQGACVGCTVNQMTLKSGVEMTIKKYAPQIEEVINVVA, from the coding sequence ATGACTACACAAGAATTACAACAGAAAGTAGAGTTTGCCCTGGACGAGATCCGTCCCTTTTTGCAGAGTGACGGCGGAGACATCTCTTTGTTGGCCATTGAAGACGGAAAAACTGTGAAAGTACAATTGCAAGGGGCTTGTGTGGGGTGTACGGTCAATCAAATGACCCTGAAAAGCGGAGTGGAAATGACCATAAAAAAATACGCTCCTCAAATTGAAGAAGTCATCAACGTGGTCGCCTGA
- a CDS encoding dihydroorotase has protein sequence MGTLLIKDVQIVNEGKIKQGDVLIEDDRIVQIDSSISAKNSNVQIIDAEGQHLIPGIIDDQVHFREPGLTHKANIATESAAAVAGGITSFLEMPNTDPQTTTVEKLEEKFAMAQASSYANYSFLFGGTNDNLDEILKLDKKQVAGLKLFLGSSTGDMLVDDPKVLEKIFSSTDFVIAVHCEDEATIKANLEEYKARYGDDIPMACHPEIRSAEACYLSSSQAIALAKKTGARLHVFHISTAAETKLFDNKKPLKDKKITAEVCIHHLWFSDEDYQEKGSLIKWNPAVKTAQDREALWKALLDDRFDVIATDHAPHTLEEKKQVYTQAPSGGPLVQHALPAMLEMHHRGKISLEKIVEKMCHNPAILFDIEKRGYIREGYKADLVLVDLNNPWAVQPGNILYKCGWSPFQGTTFKSRVTHTFVNGRLAYKNFKVTDQRFAERLTFDR, from the coding sequence ATGGGGACATTATTGATCAAAGACGTACAGATCGTCAATGAAGGGAAAATAAAGCAGGGGGATGTGCTCATTGAAGACGATCGCATCGTTCAAATCGATTCCAGCATCAGCGCTAAGAATTCCAACGTACAGATTATCGATGCGGAAGGACAGCACCTTATTCCCGGTATCATCGATGATCAGGTACATTTTAGGGAACCCGGTCTGACCCACAAAGCCAACATCGCCACTGAATCGGCAGCTGCGGTTGCCGGAGGCATCACCTCTTTTTTAGAGATGCCCAATACCGACCCCCAGACCACTACGGTGGAGAAACTGGAGGAAAAGTTTGCCATGGCACAGGCTAGCAGTTATGCCAATTACTCCTTTCTTTTTGGAGGAACCAATGACAATCTCGACGAGATCCTCAAGCTGGATAAAAAGCAAGTGGCCGGATTGAAGTTATTCTTAGGGAGTTCTACCGGAGATATGTTGGTAGATGATCCTAAGGTGTTGGAAAAGATCTTCAGTAGCACTGATTTTGTCATCGCCGTGCACTGTGAAGATGAAGCTACGATCAAAGCTAATTTAGAGGAATATAAAGCGCGTTATGGGGATGATATCCCCATGGCCTGTCATCCGGAGATCAGGAGCGCCGAAGCCTGTTATCTTTCTTCCTCTCAGGCGATCGCTTTGGCCAAGAAAACCGGAGCGCGTTTGCACGTTTTTCATATTTCAACGGCAGCCGAAACTAAACTTTTCGACAATAAAAAACCGTTGAAAGACAAAAAGATCACTGCTGAGGTGTGTATTCATCACCTGTGGTTTTCTGATGAAGATTATCAGGAAAAAGGAAGCCTGATCAAATGGAATCCAGCGGTCAAAACAGCCCAGGATCGGGAAGCCTTATGGAAAGCCCTGTTGGATGATCGTTTTGACGTGATTGCTACTGATCATGCCCCTCATACGTTGGAAGAAAAAAAACAGGTATACACCCAAGCGCCCAGTGGCGGCCCCTTGGTACAGCACGCGTTGCCGGCTATGCTGGAGATGCATCATCGCGGCAAGATCAGCCTGGAAAAGATCGTAGAAAAGATGTGTCACAATCCCGCCATACTCTTTGATATTGAAAAACGGGGTTATATCCGTGAGGGCTATAAAGCGGATCTCGTATTGGTCGACTTAAATAATCCCTGGGCGGTACAGCCCGGGAATATCCTGTACAAATGCGGGTGGTCGCCCTTTCAGGGGACTACCTTCAAATCGAGAGTGACCCATACGTTTGTCAACGGACGCCTGGCCTATAAGAATTTTAAAGTTACCGACCAGCGTTTTGCAGAACGCCTAACTTTTGATCGATGA